The window TTCGCCGGATCACCGGGCAAAGCCGCATGGCTTTCCTGCAGGTGCATCGTTTTTTCTTTGATGGTGTCAGGATGGCTGGGAGTACTAATTGCCAGGGTTCGGGATAGCGTCTGTACTATGCACCAGTCCACTAGTGGAGCTGAAATTGGTGTACAGCACTATGTACTTCTGGTTGTCTTCATTTTTACCTTTTTCTCCAGCTGTACACTAACTTCACCCGCCTTGCCAACGATCATAGAATGTGCACCATTGGGTATTACTATTGTCCGGACAGAGTTGAACAAGATAAAAGCTCACAGGAGAGGGCGCTGCTATAAACAGCTGGCGGCCTATTACTTTCTCTCTATTTTTACCCTGAACTCACCCCCTTTTACAGGCATCACCAGGCCGCTAGTGGTTTTGAGTTGTCCCTCAAAGGTACCTGTTATGATATCATCCTTTTTGCTGATGACCTCTATGGTTACATCATCGTCCCGCGTAGCGCCCTCGTAGTTGTAGCTGTCATCTGGTCCACTGATTATTACGTCTATTGGTGTAGCCATGTCCCTTATTTGCAGATAACCTCTCACAATATGGTCTGAGCTAAAGTAGCTGCTACTGTTAACCGTATAAGGTACTGGCATTTCATCTAATTTAACGCCGGAAATCTGTATATCCCATAAACGCCTATCAGTGCCGCTACGCTTGCCTCCTCTTAGCAAATGCAGCTGACCACCCTTCCAGTCATCCCTGTTTTCGTGAATACCAGGAATAATTTCGCCGGTGAATTCTGCATATATGTTTATTGGATACTCAAAGTTGAGATACTCAGTGCCAAAATAGCCTCTTATATATCCATACCCTTCATAAGGCTCCTCCGCCTCTGGAGCATCTTTGCTGCAGGCAGAAAAAAATACTGCAAAAAGCAGGAGCAGGATCTTGGTGAATGGAATTTGCTTCATCATTTCAATATAATCTTTTTGCAGTCATCTACCTAATCAGCTTTTAGCAGCTGTTGGGGCATCTGCTTTATTCTGTTATTATGCTGCGTTTTCATTATTTTTTTCAGTGCTTCACTGCACGCTTATATTTTGCTTCCTGTTGAGAACTTTCAAATCTGCCTGCTATGAGAAATGAGACCCACATGTTTATTCTCAAGTCTACTATTAGCAGATCATTTTCTAATCCGATTCGTTGTCTTTGTGCACGAAATCCAAATAATATAGGAACAAAGGGCACAATTATTAACTGCTTCCTTCTATAAAAATATCCGTCTTTATATTTCCCTTTGATTCTTTTAGTTTTTTGAATTTCTGAGTCTTTAATAAGATTTAACGCGATCGTTTTCTTATTTACAGGCTGAACCTGCACAAAGAATCTAGATGCTGAGTCAGCATAGTTTTTCGTAGGAGATAGCTTAAATCTCTCAAAAAGAAGATTATGCTGGCTTTCATCCCCAACACTGATTGGCTTACTAAGGTAAACGACGTTTCCTAACTTATGAGGTATACTTTCATAGACACCCGCCAAACTGAACATATTTGCTTCATCAACATAGTCTCTGTTTGATCGCTCTATTTCTTTGAAAGAAGTACAGCTCATTATCAGAAAACCTAAGACAAGAATATTCCAGTGATTTTTCATAATGAGCTTTGATGCAGCATAACTTCTTTATATCAACAGCTCAGGTAGCTGTTATACAAATATTACAGCTACTGCCGCTGAAACTGCTAGTATACTAGCTATAGATATATCCACTAACATACCATTTGTTAAATAGAAATCAAATTGTTAGTACATTCTCTTGCAGGCTTGCATGAGAACCAAGTCTATTCCAGTGCCCGTTGTGATGGAGGTGAAATTGGGCTGCTTCCCATCGTGTTGCTGGAATAGGGGGAGTAGGAGGGGTGCTGCTATGATTTGTTTGCGGAAAGAGCTTACCCCACTGGTGATTCTGCTATAATTAAGATTTAGGTGGATAGAGTGGCAGAGGAATACTCAATATGTTTTAGCAGGCACAGACTGCTTTCTATCTGAAATTTGGAGATTGCCTTTGGAGGATTCCATTCCCGCTGGGGTGAGCTTTTAGCTCATACCAGGCTGCCACGCTTTCTACATGGGGAGCAGGTTCGTGTTCTATCATTTGTGCGCATTTCACTCCTTGCAACTGACTGTGCAATTCCATGATGGAAGCTATATAAAGAAACAGCATGTTTGGGTAAATTAAGAGAAGTGGAGGATAAAAGTTCGCAGCAGCAGCAGGGGGTGACCGTCAGGTTTAATATTGGTGCAAAATTGTGCTTTGTCCCCTATTTACCCTGTTTTCATTTCGCAAAAACAGGAAAGTCTTGTTTGGATAATGTTAATCTTCCAGGCAGCTAATACTATCCTGCTGATGCCTGTGTTGTACAAGCAGGCGATAGCTTTCCAGGACCGGATCCAGGGAAGGACAGTTTACCTCTTTGTTGGCCACCGTTTCTGCTTGAGGGTTATCGGCCGCTGCCGATCTTGTAGTATAGCTCTTTTCAAGGCACTTTACCGGCTGGTTGTCGATGATATAAAACCTTTTTTCTGTTGTCTTATCTTTTGTGGCCTGTGGATCCTGTGCCTGTGAATCAAAACTCCACGACATGCGGTTGAAATGGACAAAAAACAGGGTGCTGTCTTTTACAAAGTAATGATCCGTTGCGGAATGATGGCTGTATTCGTTGTAGGTGTGTCTGATCATGCGGAGCTGTCCGTTTTCTGAGTAATAGCGGACATTGCCACTTTTTTCGCCATTACAGTTGTACCCAAAGTAGGTAGAATCCATCGAATTGCTTTCTATTTTGGAAACCACGGATGCATACGCTTCTCTGATGTCTTCAATGGTCTCAATAGCTGGGGATGTTGCAGCATAAGCAGGAGCAGATTCTTCTGCGCCTGTCAGCTCTGTTGGGATGGATTCTTCAACAGCTGTGGTATTCGATTTTTCCCTGCATGAAAGCAGGCTACACAAGGCTACAAAATAAAACAACAACCTCATCTGGAACTGATTTGACAATGTATTAACCTTAAGTGATGGTGTTGGTTCAGAAAGGGGAGCAATTCTACCGCTGCTAACCTCTAAAGTTGTAGTAGCTAAAAATCACACCATCCGGGGCTTAAAGCTGGTATTTCTGTTAGGCAGCGTTGGCGGCTGGCATATTATTAGGAAATCATTCCCGACAATTCATTTTCAAGTTTGTCAAAGTTTTCCTCGTTCTTCCCGACTACAAAATGTCTTACTTTGTTACACGCATCGCCTGATCCAAAGATCAGCTTTGTTTTTTCATCCATAAACTCCCCGAATGTTACAAGAACTTGAAAAGGCGGTTGGATTCAATTGCTTTGCTACAGAAATGAGGCCGCGCCTGTTGCTTTCTGGTCCATATAATTTTGGTCGTTAATGTCTTTCCAAACCATTGCCACTTTTCCTTTTGTACGCATGGCTTCTATATAATGGATGGCCGCCGGAATTTCCTCATAGGGGTATGTCTTGTCTATGTGTACTTTAATTTTCCTGCTTTCAATAAGTGACGCCAATGTTTCCAGGTCCTGTGTGTTGGCTTCAGCAGTAAATTGAACCAAAGGAAATTTGTTAAATACTCTTTTTAAAAGCACAGACATCATGTGGCCCATGGTTGTAAACCCTACCATAACGCCTCGCTTCCCCATGCGTCTGTAGTCATTATGGGAAAGATTACCGTGGGTATCTACAATAAGGTCGTATTTCCCATCATGTTGATGGATGTTTACCTGATCGTATGGAATCACATAGTCTGCGCCTAGCATCTTTACAAAGTCAATGTTTCTGCCAGAGCAGACAGCGGTTACTGTAGCGCCATACGCTTTTGCAATTTGAACAGCAAAATGCCCAACACCACCAGAGGAACCGTTTATCAAAACTGATTCTCCTTCTTTGAGTTGTCCATGTTTGATGAGCCCCTGCAATGCCGTTAACCCGGCAATGGGTACGCTTGCCATGGTGGAAAAATCTATTCCTTCCGGCATGAGGGCGCAAACACTTGCCGGCAAACTAATATATTCAGCAAAAGCTCCTCCCTTGAGTGACTCACCAAACACGCTGTCTCCAGCCTTAAAGTGCGTTGCGTTGCTTCCTGCTCTTTCCACAATGCCTGCAAAATCGGCTCCCGGAATATTATCTTTGGGTTTGAACAATCCGGAAGAAAAGCGAGCGAAAAAAGGTTTTCCCCGAAGAATATGCCAGTCAGCAGGATTGGCTGAATTGGCCATCACTTTAATCAGGATGTAATCATCCTTCTTCAAAGAGGGCTTTTCCACCTCTTCCAATCGGAGTACCTCTGGTCCTCCATATTTTGTTTTTGTAAAAGCTTTCATCCTGTTCATTTGCTTTACGTTTATGCTTGTTTGGAATTGTATGCCTGTTCCCAATACTGTTTGATAGACTGATATTGTGTACCTGTCAGTTAAGCCGGAATTGATTAAGAACCTGTCAAGCTTTGCCCTACCAAATAATCCTGTTAAGGATCAGCTGTTTTTTATGGTCAGGAGGGCTTTCGCCTGTAAAGAATTGTGATCAGTATGAGAAGCGCTAGTTTATGCATCAGATCGCTTAAAAACAGAGGCAAAGCAGGTAAAACAATTCAGCAGACACTCCTTTCCGGGTATTGGCTGAATTTATGCAATGGTAACTGGGGGAGCAAGCAATGTTTCCATGAGCGGAAGGATTTTCCTGTTTGTGGTTAATCTGCCACTACATTCCTTTATCCGGGCCGAAAATCAGATTCTTTAAAAGTGTTGTTAAAGCCATCTGGGGCCCGCCATTTTTTTCAGGTGTTCCTGATCAGAGCATGCAGAGAAAACCAGGCTTCTGGAAAAATTTAAATTCTTTCTGTGATGATCTCGCAGTCCTGGCTTATCGATGGAGTTTTCATCTGGAATGATGTTGATGCCTGATGCATTTTATGTTACATGCATACGATGATTTATAGGCGAATCCGGATCAAAAAACTACCAGTAACAGCTTTTGAAATAAATTTATTCAATTTGTGAATAGCGCTTCTGATCCTTAAGAATTATTGCCCATTGTCCCCGCTCACCAAACGCCCCTAGCTTGTCATCAGAAAGATCAAATTTGTACAGAAATACCGGGCAGTCGGCTAAATCATTAAGAGCGTGGGCCTTACCTGAATCCATATAATACATATTCATGATCAATATCTTATTCTGATACTTTTCATGTTTGCTTAATAAGCCGGCCAGATATTCCCCATTATTCATTTGAGTGTGGCCGAAGCCAAATTGTCCCAGGTATACTTCATCAGTAGTGTCGAGCTCCAGGAACGTCTGCTCCATGTATTTATCCCGCTGCATGAAGTTGGAAAAAAATGAATTGTTGCCCAGGATGTAATCAATGCTTTTTTTGTTTTCACCATCAGGCAGGGATAGTGCAGCTATTTTTTCTCTCAGATAAAAGGTGTACTCCTTAGTGTCCCGCTCAATACCAATGGTATCCAGCCGAAGTTTGATAGCATCCCGCAGGCTGCTTACTGACGGATTATTTTCATAGGCCGATAACAGCGCATACATGGAAGCAGAGAGCCCGGGCTCCCGTTCGATATCAAGCCCGTGCACCACCATCTTCTTGCCGCTATCGAGCCCAGCGTTATAGGCATATAATTTCCTCCAGCCCGGAAAAAATTCCTTATACCTGCTGAATCCCGCAAAGGTCTTGTTGAGGTACTTTTCATCTCCCGTCTGCAGGTACTGGTTGTAAAGGTAGGCCTCTGCTCGGCCGAACTCAATCAGCAAATGCCTCACCCCAACCTGTTTATTCAGATGAATAAAAAGATCTGTCTGCAGAGGGGTATTAGCAGCCATATAATGATGCTCGCCAAGCAGAATGATCTTTTTATCTTCAATATCCTGATTGAGGACATCGAACTGCTCGAACTTTGTTTGTTCCAGCTCCAGGCAATAGAGGGCATCCTGCGCATAGAGCGGTACAAAAGATTGTAGGAAGAGTACAGTCAAAAAAATGCAAGAAAGAGATTTCATAAGTGTTACTCAAATGAATGATGGTCATTTAGATACTACGCGCTCTGGATATACAGTCATTT of the Flammeovirgaceae bacterium 311 genome contains:
- a CDS encoding alcohol dehydrogenase (COG0604 NADPH:quinone reductase and related Zn-dependent oxidoreductases), which encodes MNRMKAFTKTKYGGPEVLRLEEVEKPSLKKDDYILIKVMANSANPADWHILRGKPFFARFSSGLFKPKDNIPGADFAGIVERAGSNATHFKAGDSVFGESLKGGAFAEYISLPASVCALMPEGIDFSTMASVPIAGLTALQGLIKHGQLKEGESVLINGSSGGVGHFAVQIAKAYGATVTAVCSGRNIDFVKMLGADYVIPYDQVNIHQHDGKYDLIVDTHGNLSHNDYRRMGKRGVMVGFTTMGHMMSVLLKRVFNKFPLVQFTAEANTQDLETLASLIESRKIKVHIDKTYPYEEIPAAIHYIEAMRTKGKVAMVWKDINDQNYMDQKATGAASFL